From Anopheles darlingi chromosome 2, idAnoDarlMG_H_01, whole genome shotgun sequence, the proteins below share one genomic window:
- the LOC125959607 gene encoding myoglobin-like, which translates to MADSTGLSAVEKISLFSAWGLIRKDLDVHGRNILLLLFQKYPHYTDYFDFTDDTKADSLVDNKSLFAQSIHIVKAFGSLIEYGLKDPRLFHETLKRIARWHEQRNVYGCDVLLIGEVMLTYLTQTLGRQTPAMLGEAFQKLFQTIAYRFPTGPAQ; encoded by the exons ATGGCCGACTCGACCGGACTGTCGGCAGTGGAGAAAATAAGTCTCTTTAGTGCCTGGGGACTCATACGCAAGGATCTGGACGTTCACGGTCGAaacatactgctgct GTTGTTCCAGAAGTATCCGCACTACACGGATTACTTCGATTTTACCGATGACACCAAAGCCGACTCGCTCGTGGACAACAAATCACTGTTCGCCCAGTCGATACACATCGTTAAGGCATTCGGTTCGCTCATCGAGTACGGCCTCAAGGATCCCCGGTTGTTTCATGAGACGCTAAAAAGGATTGCCCGCTGGCACGAGCAACGCAACGTGTACGGTTGCGATGTGCTGCTCATCGGTGAAGTTATGCTGACATATCTCACCCAGACATTGGGCCGCCAGACACCGGCCATGCTGGGTGAAGCTTTCCAGAAACTTTTTCAAACCATCGCATACCGCTTCCCAACGGGACCGGCACAATGA